The DNA segment CGTCTACGCAACCTAGTCGACCGTTTGCTGGGACCACACCGTCCGCCACAAGCGGGGATGACCAACGTCCATGAAGTGCTCGAGCGCATCATCGCGCTCATCGACGCAGAGACCCATGGTGCAATCAACTTCCAGCGTGACTATGACCCTAGCATCCCCGCACTCTATGCCGACAAAGAGCAGCTCATTCAAGCGATGCTGAATATTATCCGTAACGCCATGCAGGTCCTGGAGGAGCAAGACGGTGGCCGCATCGAACTACAGACCCGCATACTCCGCCAGTTCACTATTCGTAACGTGCGTCATCGCTTAGTCTGCAAAGTCAATATCATTGATAATGGCCCCGGCATACCTGCCGAACTGGCCGAACAAATATTCTTCCCCATGGTTACCGGGCGCGCCGAAGGAACAGGCCTAGGGCTCTCAATTTCACAGTCGATTATCAGCCAGCATCAGGGCCTGATCGAGTGTACGAGCAAGCCAGGAAGAACGGAATTCTCACTCTATATCCCCTTGGAGCCAATCAGATGAACACACAAAGCAATGTATGGGTCGTCGACGACGATCGCTCAATACGCTGGGTCTTGGAGAAGGCACTTAACCAAGCCGACATCCACACCACCAGTTTCGATTGCGCCGAGGCCGTCTGCCGCCAGTTACCGAAAGAGCGCCCTGACGTGATCATCAGCGACATTCGCATGCCAGGCATCGATGGCCTCGAGCTACTCGGGCGCATTCATCAAACCTACCCGAATCTACCGGTGATCATTACCACCGCGCACTCTGACCTCGAGAGTGCCGTCGCCTCTTACCAGAGCGGTGCCTTCGAGTATCTCCCCAAGCCCTTCGACATCGACGAAACCGTCGCTATGACTAAGCGAGCCCTCGTGCACAGTCGCGAACAGCAGACCGAAGTCGTCGAAGAGGAGATGATCGTCAACACCGAGATCATCGGCGAGGCACCGGCCATGCAGGAGGTCTTCCGCGCCATCGGCCGCCTCTCTCACTCAAACATCACCGTGCTCATCAACGGCAGCTCCGGCACCGGTAAAGAGCTGGTTGCGCAGGCGCTACACCGTCATTCACCGCGAGCAGACCTCCCCTTCATCGCCCTGAACATGGCCGCCATCCCCAAAGACCTAATGGAGTCCGAATTGTTTGGCCACGAGAAGGGGGCCTTCACCGGCGCCGCATCGCTGCGCCGCGGCCGCTTCGAGCAGGCCAATGGCGGCACCTTGTTCCTCGACGAGATCGGTGACATGCCCGCCGAAACCCAGACTAGGCTACTGCGTGTCTTAGCCGACGGCGAGTTTTATCGTGTCGGTGGCCACACCCCCGTCAAGGTAGATGTACGCATCATTGCTGCCACCCATCAGAACCTCGAGCGCCTAGTCGCCGAGCACAGCTTCCGTGAGGATTTATTTCACCGCCTCAACGTCATTCGCATCCACATTCCGATGCTGGCAGAGCGCCGCGAAGATATTCCCCGCCTGGCCAAGCACTTCTTCGTCCGTGCCGCGGAAGAGCTCGCAGTAGAGACCAAGCAACTCACCCCCGAAGCCGAGCAGTATCTTGCCAACCTCCCCTGGCCAGGTAACGTCCGGCAGCTAGAGAACACCTGTCGCTGGATCACCGTCATGGCCTCTAGCAGAGAGGTGCACATCACCGACCTGCCGCCGGAGCTACTGGTTGCCAGCGAAACTGAGAAGCCATCTTCAAACTGGCAGGAAGACCTGCGCCACTGGGCCGAGCAAGAGCTGTCTATTGGCAAGAGCAAGCTGCTCGACACCGCCGTGCCCATCTTCGAACAGATCATGATCGAGAGCGCCCTCAAGCACACCAGCGGCCGTCGCCGCGACGCCGCCCTGCTGCTCGGCTGGGGGCGAAATACCTTGTCTCGCAAGATCAAGGAGCTGGGCATGGACGAGCAAGAGGATGGCGAGAGCTAGCTGGCAGCACCGCAGAAGTCGAGCTGACGCCAGGCCTCGTAACTGATGATGGCGACGGCATTGGAGAGGTTGAGGCTGCGATTATTAGGCTGCATCGGAATCTTGATGCGGCGCTGCGGCTCAATTGAAGCCATTACTGCCTCCGACAAGCCATGGGTCTCCGCGCCGAATAGCAGCACATCCTCATCTTGATAGCTTATCGAGGTATAGCTACAGGTGCCCTTGGTGGTGCAGGCAATAATCCGTCGCTCCGCCATCGCTGCGGCAAAGCTCGCGTAATCGGGGTAGATAGTGGTGTTGTCGATGTCGTGATAGTCGAGCCCGGCACGCCGTAACTTCTTCTCGTCCAAGTCAAACCCCATAGGCTCAATCAGGTGCAGTCGACAGCCATTATTTGCGGCCAGACGCATAATATTACCGGTATTGGGGGCGATTTGTGGCTCAAACAGGGCGATATGCAGCATAGTGGTAAGCGGCTTCCAGAAGGGGGAAACCGCCATTTTATGTCAATTACTGACCGTTTGTATATCGACGAACGGCAGCAACTATTGGCGACAGATCTCCGCGAGTACTTTCAACCGCCGCTCACTCTTGGCGACATAGGGGTTTTCAGGATCCCAAACATAGCCCGCTAACACTGATGAGATCATCCCCTTGATCTCATCGTTCTGTTCCGCATAGAAGATCACATCCTGGAGCTCATGCGTATACCACCTTGTAACAAAGGTGCGAAACACATCCACCCCCTGCCCCAAGGGCTCGGCAAACTCAGTCTGCCAATCAACCGACTCACCCGCCAACTGCCGCAGCAGCAAGTTGGCCGCGATACTCGCGGATTTCACCGCGACGGTGACTCCCGAGGAAAACACCGGATCGAGAAACTCACCGGCGTTACCCAGCAGGGCAAAACGCTGACCGTGCAAGCTCTTTACGTTGGCCGAGTAGCCAACAATTTTTCTCACCTCGGTATCGAAGCGCGCACGCTGCAGTAGCTGCGATAAATGAGCATCCTCAGCGATCAGCTGGCGCAGTTGCTGCTCGGGCTCACCGGGGTAGCTCGCGAGTAGCTCCGGCGTCGCCACCGCTCCCACTGAACAGCGTCCGTTAGCGAAGGGGATCAACCAGATCCAAACATCACGGTGCCGAGGATGGATAGTCACCAGGATCTTCTCACGGTCGTAGCTCGAACAACTTATATTGTCTTCGATATGGGTAAACAACGACTGTCGTACTGGAAAGTCAGAGGGCGAATTGAGCTCGAGCAGGCGTGGCAGCACACGCCCAAAGCCGCTGGCATCAAGCACGAACTGTGCAGTATAGGTCTGCGCCACACCCGCTTCATCGAGGCACGCAACCGACGCCCGCTGATCATTGAAATCGACGCCGATGATCTCATGACGATAACGTATATCTGCACCCTGCTGTTGCGCCCGATCGGCCAACAACTGATCAAAGTCGGCGCGCTGCACCTGAAAGGTGGTACCCGGCCCGGCAGTGAATTTCTCACGAAAATCGAAGGCGGCATATTGCTCACCAAAACGAAAGGCAGCACCGTTCTTGAACTGAAAGCCGGCCTCATTGACGATATCTAGCATGCCTGCTTCTTCGAAATAGACCATGCTCTGCGGCAACAAGCTCTCGCCGATTGAGAAGCGCGGAAAGCTCTCTTTCTCTAACACCAGCACATTGCGCCCAGCTCTACACAGAATTGCCGCTGCGACGGCGCCAGAGGGCCCCGCACCAATGATAATGACATCCGCATCTAGCTTGTTCATCGCCCCAATCCTTATTGACCATTGCCGGCAATCACTCGCCAGCCTGTTAGAGCGCTATCATACACGCAAAAAAAAACCTTGTGCCTACTGGCACAAGGTTTTCTATCACCTTTTCGGTTTAATTTGGCTTCTGATCTTGCTGCACTAAAGCCTGCTGGTAAAGCGCTTCGAAGTTGACCGGCGCAATCATCAGCGGAGGGAATGACCCCTTAACGACGAGGCTGTCGATAGTCTCTCGAGCGTAGGGGAAAAGGATACTAGGGCACAGGCTACCCAATACCTGGTGCAGCTGCTCACCTTCGAGCCCCTTACAGAGGAAGATGCCGCCCTGCTGTACTTCAATCAAGAAAGCGGTTTCGTCGTCTTGCTTAGCGGTGACAGTCAGCGTCAACACTACTTCGTAGTTGTCGTCGTCCAACTTGCTATTACGGGTATTCAGATCAAGATTCACCTGCGGGCGCCACTGCTGCTTGAAGGCTGCTGCTCCCTGCGGTGCCTCAAAAGATAGATCTTTAATAAAAATACGCTGTAGTGCGAACTGCTGACCCTCTGGTCCTGCTGCTGCGTTTTCTTCTGCCATGGTACCCTCTTATATGTTATTAACCGTTTAAACGGTTGTATTTAGTAGCGAATCTAAACCATTGTTACGATCGAGATCCAACAAATCATCGCACCCACCGACGTGAGTCTCACCAATCCAAATCTGCGGCACAGTATTTCTACCACAGGCCACCATCATCTGCTGACGAAGCTCTGGATTGCGGTCAACAAAAATTTCTTCAACCGCCACCCCCTTGCTATCGAAGAGCGCCTTCGCTCTACGGCAATAGGGACAGTATGCGCTGGTGTACATTACAACATCGGACATAATCTATGCCTTAACTAACGGTAAATTTTGCCCTGTCCACTCTAACATACCACCTGAAAGGCGATAAACCTGTTGATAACCAGCGGCTTTCAATGATTTTCCTGGTGCGCTAGAGGCAGTTCCCTGCTTATCTACTACAATGATGGGGACACTCTTGTACTTTTCCAACTCCACCATGCGCTCATTTAACTTAGCCACCGGAATATTGACCGCATCGACAATATGACCTGCGCCAAATTCCTTACTATCGCGCACATCTAGTACCAAACCGTCCTGCTTGTTAATCATCTGTGATAATTGTTGCGGCGACACGGTCGCGCCCGCACGACGTGACTCGAGAAGCATATAGCCGCTAATCAATACCAACAGCAAGCTAACCAACATCCACTGCTGGGTAATAAACTCAAATATTGTAGCCATTTCGACCTTCCTAACGGTGGTGAGCGACCAGCGCGAGGCTGATCGCAGATAAAATTTTGAACGGCATTATACACAGCCTGTTTATCGCAACCTATCTATTAATCAATAGTGGCCAATTGCACGACGACCAATAGCGCTACCCGCAATAGCCAGCCACTCGGCAAACAGGTAGAATCATCGGCAAATAGACCATCAAATTGCCAGGGCACCCGCTGACGAAGCAACCGTCAGCCTAGTATAAAGTGCTTCAAGTAATCGGCAGCGACATTCATCAACGACTTCGATAACAGTGAATCCGTTATGACCAACAGTAAGAAGACACCAATAGCCCTCATCATCCTCGACGGCTGGGGACACCGCGAAGCCAGCGACCATAACGCCATCGCGCACGCCAACACCCCGTACTGGGATCAGCTAGTCGCGACACGCCCACACAGCCTAATCTCTGCCTCCGGCGCCGATGTCGGACTGCCTGCGGGCCAGATGGGTAACTCTGAAGTCGGTCACATGAGCCTCGGTGCCGGCCGCATCGTCCACCAGAATATCAGTAAGATCGACCACGCCATCGACAGCGGCGAGTTCAATGACAACACGGCCCTAGTCAACGCCGTCGACAGCGCCATCGCAAGTGGCGGTGCCGTGCACCTGATGGGTTTGCTATCCAGCGGCGGCGTACACAGTCACGAACGACACATTCAGGCAATGATCAAGCTAGCCGCTCAGCGCGGCGCCAAACGAGTCTACCTGCATGCCTTCCTCGATGGTCGAGACACTCCTCCACGCAGTGCCGAGCAACCACTCGCCAGCATCGACAAGCTGTTTGACGAGCTAAACTGTGGCCGTACCGCCTCAATCATCGGTCGCTACTTTGCTATGGACCGTGACAATCGTTGGGACCGTATTGAACAGGCCTATCGCCTACTCACCGAAGGGGAGGCGAAGTTCAGTTACGCCGACAGCCTCGACGGCCTGCAAGCCGCCTACCTACGCGACGAGAACGACGAGTTTGTCAGCGCCAGCGTCATCCGCGCCGAAGGCCAAGAATGCGCCGCCATTACCGATGGCGATAGCGTCATCTTCATGAACTTCCGCGCCGATCGCGCTCGCGAACTGAGCCGCGCCTTCGTCGACCGCGAGTTCGATGGCTTCACACGCCGTCAAGCGCCGGCCCTCGCCGACTTCGTCATGCTCACCGAATACGCCGATAGCATTGCCGCCCACTGTGCCTTTCCACCACAGTCACTCGATAACGTGCTCGGCGACTACCTCGCTCAACAAAACAAAACCCAACTGCGCATCGCCGAAACCGAAAAATACGCTCACGTCACCTTCTTCTTCAGTGGTGGCCGCGAGGCAGAGTTTGACGGAGAGACCCGCACCCTGATCAATTCCCCCGATGTCGCCACCTACGACCTGAAGCCAGAGATGAGCGCACCGGAGGTCACCGAGCAGCTCGTGGCCGCCATCGAGGGCGGGGCATACGACGTCATCATCTGCAACTACGCCAACGGTGACATGGTTGGCCACACTGGTGTCTTCGAGGCCGCAATCAAGGCCGCAGAGACCATCGATGCCAGCGTCAAGGCCGTCACTGAGGCCATCGAGCGTGTCGGCGGTCAGTGTTTGATTACCGCCGATCACGGCAACTGCGAGCAGATGTTCGACGCCGACAGCGGACAACTCCATACCCAGCACACCACCGAGCTAGTTCCCTTCATCTACGTTGGCCCTAAACCTGTTCAACTACAGAGCGGCGGCCGGCTCTGCGACGTCGCTCCCACCCTGCTGGCGCTGATGGGGCTCGAGCAACCCGCAGAAATGAGCGGCGTCTCGCTTGCCCTGTTGCCAGAGTGATCGCACGATGAAGCAAAGGCTATGGCCCATTATTCTCCTCAGCCTGAGCCTTGGCCTCGCCCCGCTCGGCGCCCAGGCAGAGGACGATATCGGCAGCGTTAAGTCAGAGATCAAAAAGCTGCAACAGATGCTGAAAAACTTCCGTGGCGAGCGCGGCAGCCTGAGTAAAAAGCTGCAACACTCCGAGCAAGAAATCAGCAATATCCAACGAAAAATTCGCAATATCAAGGGTGAGCTGGACGAAGAAAACAACAAGCTTGAGCAACTTCATCAGGAGCGCAAGACCCTCGACGAAGCGAAAAAAGGACAACAACAAGCGGTCAAAGAACAGCTGACCCGTGCCTACCAGACTGGCCGACAGCAGAAAATCAAGGTGCTACTAAACCAAGAAGACCCGGCGAAGCTCGCCCGCATGATGGTCTATTACGACTACCTTAATCGCGCCAATATCGCCCAAGTTGAAAACTACAACCACACCATCAATCGGCTCGACCAGATCGAGCCCGACATCGAGCAGAGCCTCAACTACTTAGTGCTGAGTAAGAACAAGCTCGACCTACAGCGACAAAGCCTAAAACGGCAGCAACTCAGCCGCCGCCAAACCCTCGCCAAGATCGACAAGAGCATCGTCGACAGAGACAAACAGCTACGACAACAACAGCAGCAACTCGAGAAGCTACTCAACGCCGTCGCCGAAAATATCGACAACATCGAGATGCCCAAGGACTACATCCCCTTCGCCAAACGGCGTGGCAAGATGGCCTGGCCGGCCAAGGGTAAACTACTCAATGCTTTCGGCGGCAAGCGCAACGATACCGGCATCCGCTGGCAGGGCGTCAATATTGCCGCCGCCGCGGGGAGCAAGGTCAAGGCTATACACCGCGGACGGGTGGTGTTCTCCGACTGGTTTCGCGGCCTCGGCATGTTAGTTATTCTCGACCACGGTGATGGCTATCTCAGCCTCTACGCCCATAACCAGGCGGTCTACCCTTCCGCCGGCGACTGGATCCAGAGTGGCGAAACTATCGCCACCGTCGGCAGCTCGGGCGGACAAAAGCGCGCCGCACTGTATTTTGAGGTTCGTCACAACGGCAAACCCAGCGACCCGAAAAGATGGTGTAAGTGAGCGTACAAGAAACAGATGACAAGCAGCTAACTTGCACATTAGAGTATAGCTAGAACACACTGACCATAGACACCAGCGCCTTACACCGACACCGTCGAGCGCATTAACGCGGTTATCACCCCCATCGGAGAGTTATTCATGCCACGCTTCACCCCGCTACTCAAAGGCATTAGCCTCGGCCTACTACTCGTTGGCAGCGGCATCGCCAACGCCCAAGACAGCGCCTCTGACAGCACGGCACACGCTCAACTCCCCCTTGAGGAGCTGCGTATCTTCACCGATGTGTTCAATCAAATCCGCGTCGCCTACGTCGACGAAGTCGACGACAAGACGCTGTTGAAAAACGCCGTCAAGGGTATGCTCAGTGGACTCGATCCCCACTCCGCCTACCTCGACGCGAGTACCTTCGACGACCTTAAAGAGAGCACTAGCGGTGAGTTTGGCGGCCTCGGCCTAGAAGTGGGGATGGAAAACGGCTACATCAAAGTCATCTCACCCATCGACGACACCCCCGCCTCCGAAGCAGGCCTAGAAAGTGGCGACCTGATCATTCAGCTCGGTGATAAGGCCGTTAGAGACATCAGCCTCGAAGAAGCCGTCAAGTTGATGCGCGGCGACAAGGGCAGCAAAGTCACTCTGACCATCGTACGCGAGGGCCAACCACAACCCTTCGACCTAACCCTGACCCGCGACATCATCAAGGTCACCGCCGTGCGTAGCAAGATGCTCGAGCCCGGTTACGGCTATCTGCGCATCGCTCAGTTTCAGGGCGAGACCGGCGAGAACAGCTACGACGAAGTCAAAAAGTTAATCAAACAGAATAAGGCCCCTCTGAAGGGGCTAGTCATCGACCTACGCAACAACCCCGGTGGCGTCCTGCAAGCCTCGGTCAAGGTGGTCGATAACTTCGTTGACCAGGGGCTCATCGTCTACACCAAGGGCCGCCTAAAGAATAGCGACGCTCGCTACAGTGCCACCAAGGGCGACATCCTCGAGGGTGCGCCAATCGTCGTGCTAATCAACGGCGGCTCCGCCTCGGCCTCTGAAATCGTCTCTGGTGCCCTGCAGGATCACGGCCGAGCCGTCATCATGGGCACCGATAGCTTCGGCAAGGGATCTGTACAAACCGTCGTGCCACTCAACGAAGATACCGCTATCAAACTCACCACCGCACTTTACTACACGCCAAAAGGGCGCTCGATCCAAGCTCAGGGTATCAGCCCCGATATCGAGGTCAAACGCGCTAAAATCGAGACTTTTGAGAGCGCTCGCCGTCTCACCGAAGCCGATCTCAGCGGCCACCTCGACAACGGCAACGGTGGCGACGAGAACAATGGCCGCGACCGCGCAGCACGAGACTCTAGCTCATTAGTCAAAGACGACAACCAATTGTACGAGGCGCTCAACCTGCTCAAGGGTGTTAATATCCTACACACCCAGCGCGGCTAAGCCCTATGATGGACGGACTTCCCTCGGTGCATGCGTCGCGCCGAGGAGCGTCAAACAGGCGCCTCAAGCTCTCACTATTACTGCTAGTACTCTGTTGCGGCACAACAGCCTTCGCTGTCGAACCGGCACGACTAGTACTCATCATCGACGATCTTGGCAACAACTATCCGCTCAGCCAGCGCGCCATCGAGCTACCCGGCAGCCTGACGGTAGCCATCCTACCGCAGCTCGCCAACACTGCGCGCCTAGCCAAAAACGCTCACGCTACCGGTAAAGAGATCATCTTGCATGCGCCGATGAGCAGCTTACACGACACACCGCTTGGACCCGGCGCGATGACCTCAACCATGAGCCACGAGCAACTGATTGCAGTGTTGCGCGACGACATCGCCTCCGTACCCTTTGTCAGCGGCGTCAACAATCATATGGGCAGCGCCCTCACCGCCGACGCTGACGCCATGTTGAGCGTGATGACTGAGCTGCGCAGCCAGCAACTCTATTTTGTCGACAGCCGCACCCATGCCAACACCGTCGCCGCCGAACGCGCCAGAGAGCTCAGCCTGCCTAATCTTGAGCGAAAAGTCTTTCTCGACAACAACACCGACGAACAGGCCATTGCCAAGCAATTTCAGCGCTGGCTACAGTTCGCCAAGCGCGACGGCATGGCCGTAGCTATCGGCCACCCTTACCCCGAGACGCTAGCCTTTTTAGAGCGCCAGCTGCCGCTGCTCGACAGCGAAGAATACCAGCTGATCACTCCGTCGCAGCTGTTCCCTCACGCTGCCTGGCAGCGCGCGGAGCAAGCCGAAGAGGCCGCCAAGGCGTCGCTCACACCACCACATCACATCGCCGCTGGCGAATTATAAGCGGACGTCGACGCCTCGCTCACGCATGTAGCGCTTGGCCTCGGGCACGGTATACTCACCAAAGTGGAAGATACTCGCCGCCAACACCGCGTCGGCTCGGCCTTCGACAACTCCGTCGACCAAGTGCTGTAGATTACCGACGCCGCCAGAGGCAATGATCGGGATGCTCGTCGCATCACTAATCGCTCGGGTAACCCCGAGATCGAAACCATTCTTCATGCCGTCCTGATCCATACTGGTCAGCAGGATTTCACCGGCGCCATACTCGGCCATCTTCACGCCCCACTCGACGGCATCGATGCCGGTCGGCTTGCGTCCGCCATGGGTAAAAATCTCCCAGCGAGGCACCTCGCCCGGTAGGCTAACCTGCTTGGCATCAATCGCCACGACGATGCACTGCGAGCCAAAACGGTTGGCCGCCTCCTTGACGAAGTCCGGGTTAAAGATCGCCGCCGTGTTGATCCCCACCTTGTCAGCACCCGCATTGAGCATCAAACGAATATCATCGCAGCGGCGAATACCACCGCCGACCGTCAACGGGATAAATACCTCGCTGGCCATTTTCTCAACGGTATGCACGGTGGTGTCGCGCCCCTCTGAGCTGGCGGTAATATCGAGGAAGGTGATCTCGTCGGCGCCCTGCTGATCATAGCGTTTAGCGATTTCAACCGGATCACCGGCATCGCGAATATCGAGGAATTTGACCCCCTTCACCACGCGACCTTTATCGACGTCCAAACAGGGGATAATACGCTTAGCTAGGCTCATACCAACATCTCAATTATTCTAATTTACGGGAAAGAGGCGACACAGCCCCGGCACGCAAGACCATGTTCGCCGCGGGGGCGCTTATTCTAGCAGAGCGGCTGGAGCTTACCCAGACCAGCAGCCCTACAGCTACTCTACCTCTTGGTTCATCGCATCCTTGAAGGTGGTGATGCGGCGACGATCGCGCTTACTCGGTCTGCGCTCGCTGTGTAGCTGCCCGGCAAACTCGGCGCGTCGTTGTGCCGCCGTCTGTTCACGCTTGGCAATGCTTTCCGGCAGTTCCTCGTAGAGCTCTTTGGCGACCTCGTAGCCCCGGCGTTGATCCGACAGCTGCTTAATCAGCACTGTCTTCTCCTCGCTACCTTGGCGAATAGTCAGCTTAGCCCCAATCACCACCTCCTTACTCACCTTGCAGCGAGCCCCATCGAAGTGCACCTTACCGCCATCGATGGCCTGCTTGGCAATGGAACGTGTCTTGAAAAAGCGTGCCGCCCACAACCATTTGTCGAGGCGGACCTTCTTGTTCTCGGTTGTCATATTATCTCGCTGTCGACGCCGGCAGCACCGGCATAATCTCATCAAAATGGTGAATCTGTGGATAACGCAGCCCCTGGCGCAACGCTGCTTGGCTGTCAGGTTGACTCAAGGTCAATAAGTGACCGATACCAAAGCGCTCGGCACTGGCGAGGATGGCCTCGGTATCATCGACAAACAACGTGCGCTCAGCGTCAAAGCTATGCTCGGCCTGCAGCTGCTGCCAGAACGCCTGTGACTCCTTGGGCTGACGATAGTCGTGAGAGACCACCAGCGCATTAAACCAAGGCCTTAGGTCGATCTTCTCCATCTTCAACTCGAGACTATCACGATGCGCGTTGGTCACCAGGATCACCTGTTTGCCCTGCGTCTGCAGCGCTGCAAGGAACGCCTCAACGTGGGGGCGAACCGCGATAAGATGAAAAATCTCCCGCTTAAGCGCCACAATATCGAGCTGTAGCTGCTCACGCCAGTAATCGAGACAATACCAATCGAG comes from the Sinobacterium caligoides genome and includes:
- the ntrC gene encoding nitrogen regulation protein NR(I); this encodes MNTQSNVWVVDDDRSIRWVLEKALNQADIHTTSFDCAEAVCRQLPKERPDVIISDIRMPGIDGLELLGRIHQTYPNLPVIITTAHSDLESAVASYQSGAFEYLPKPFDIDETVAMTKRALVHSREQQTEVVEEEMIVNTEIIGEAPAMQEVFRAIGRLSHSNITVLINGSSGTGKELVAQALHRHSPRADLPFIALNMAAIPKDLMESELFGHEKGAFTGAASLRRGRFEQANGGTLFLDEIGDMPAETQTRLLRVLADGEFYRVGGHTPVKVDVRIIAATHQNLERLVAEHSFREDLFHRLNVIRIHIPMLAERREDIPRLAKHFFVRAAEELAVETKQLTPEAEQYLANLPWPGNVRQLENTCRWITVMASSREVHITDLPPELLVASETEKPSSNWQEDLRHWAEQELSIGKSKLLDTAVPIFEQIMIESALKHTSGRRRDAALLLGWGRNTLSRKIKELGMDEQEDGES
- a CDS encoding tRNA (cytidine(34)-2'-O)-methyltransferase; this translates as MAVSPFWKPLTTMLHIALFEPQIAPNTGNIMRLAANNGCRLHLIEPMGFDLDEKKLRRAGLDYHDIDNTTIYPDYASFAAAMAERRIIACTTKGTCSYTSISYQDEDVLLFGAETHGLSEAVMASIEPQRRIKIPMQPNNRSLNLSNAVAIISYEAWRQLDFCGAAS
- a CDS encoding NAD(P)/FAD-dependent oxidoreductase translates to MNKLDADVIIIGAGPSGAVAAAILCRAGRNVLVLEKESFPRFSIGESLLPQSMVYFEEAGMLDIVNEAGFQFKNGAAFRFGEQYAAFDFREKFTAGPGTTFQVQRADFDQLLADRAQQQGADIRYRHEIIGVDFNDQRASVACLDEAGVAQTYTAQFVLDASGFGRVLPRLLELNSPSDFPVRQSLFTHIEDNISCSSYDREKILVTIHPRHRDVWIWLIPFANGRCSVGAVATPELLASYPGEPEQQLRQLIAEDAHLSQLLQRARFDTEVRKIVGYSANVKSLHGQRFALLGNAGEFLDPVFSSGVTVAVKSASIAANLLLRQLAGESVDWQTEFAEPLGQGVDVFRTFVTRWYTHELQDVIFYAEQNDEIKGMISSVLAGYVWDPENPYVAKSERRLKVLAEICRQ
- the secB gene encoding protein-export chaperone SecB, producing the protein MAEENAAAGPEGQQFALQRIFIKDLSFEAPQGAAAFKQQWRPQVNLDLNTRNSKLDDDNYEVVLTLTVTAKQDDETAFLIEVQQGGIFLCKGLEGEQLHQVLGSLCPSILFPYARETIDSLVVKGSFPPLMIAPVNFEALYQQALVQQDQKPN
- the grxC gene encoding glutaredoxin 3 gives rise to the protein MSDVVMYTSAYCPYCRRAKALFDSKGVAVEEIFVDRNPELRQQMMVACGRNTVPQIWIGETHVGGCDDLLDLDRNNGLDSLLNTTV
- a CDS encoding rhodanese-like domain-containing protein codes for the protein MATIFEFITQQWMLVSLLLVLISGYMLLESRRAGATVSPQQLSQMINKQDGLVLDVRDSKEFGAGHIVDAVNIPVAKLNERMVELEKYKSVPIIVVDKQGTASSAPGKSLKAAGYQQVYRLSGGMLEWTGQNLPLVKA
- the gpmI gene encoding 2,3-bisphosphoglycerate-independent phosphoglycerate mutase — translated: MTNSKKTPIALIILDGWGHREASDHNAIAHANTPYWDQLVATRPHSLISASGADVGLPAGQMGNSEVGHMSLGAGRIVHQNISKIDHAIDSGEFNDNTALVNAVDSAIASGGAVHLMGLLSSGGVHSHERHIQAMIKLAAQRGAKRVYLHAFLDGRDTPPRSAEQPLASIDKLFDELNCGRTASIIGRYFAMDRDNRWDRIEQAYRLLTEGEAKFSYADSLDGLQAAYLRDENDEFVSASVIRAEGQECAAITDGDSVIFMNFRADRARELSRAFVDREFDGFTRRQAPALADFVMLTEYADSIAAHCAFPPQSLDNVLGDYLAQQNKTQLRIAETEKYAHVTFFFSGGREAEFDGETRTLINSPDVATYDLKPEMSAPEVTEQLVAAIEGGAYDVIICNYANGDMVGHTGVFEAAIKAAETIDASVKAVTEAIERVGGQCLITADHGNCEQMFDADSGQLHTQHTTELVPFIYVGPKPVQLQSGGRLCDVAPTLLALMGLEQPAEMSGVSLALLPE
- a CDS encoding murein hydrolase activator EnvC family protein, with product MKQRLWPIILLSLSLGLAPLGAQAEDDIGSVKSEIKKLQQMLKNFRGERGSLSKKLQHSEQEISNIQRKIRNIKGELDEENNKLEQLHQERKTLDEAKKGQQQAVKEQLTRAYQTGRQQKIKVLLNQEDPAKLARMMVYYDYLNRANIAQVENYNHTINRLDQIEPDIEQSLNYLVLSKNKLDLQRQSLKRQQLSRRQTLAKIDKSIVDRDKQLRQQQQQLEKLLNAVAENIDNIEMPKDYIPFAKRRGKMAWPAKGKLLNAFGGKRNDTGIRWQGVNIAAAAGSKVKAIHRGRVVFSDWFRGLGMLVILDHGDGYLSLYAHNQAVYPSAGDWIQSGETIATVGSSGGQKRAALYFEVRHNGKPSDPKRWCK
- a CDS encoding S41 family peptidase yields the protein MPRFTPLLKGISLGLLLVGSGIANAQDSASDSTAHAQLPLEELRIFTDVFNQIRVAYVDEVDDKTLLKNAVKGMLSGLDPHSAYLDASTFDDLKESTSGEFGGLGLEVGMENGYIKVISPIDDTPASEAGLESGDLIIQLGDKAVRDISLEEAVKLMRGDKGSKVTLTIVREGQPQPFDLTLTRDIIKVTAVRSKMLEPGYGYLRIAQFQGETGENSYDEVKKLIKQNKAPLKGLVIDLRNNPGGVLQASVKVVDNFVDQGLIVYTKGRLKNSDARYSATKGDILEGAPIVVLINGGSASASEIVSGALQDHGRAVIMGTDSFGKGSVQTVVPLNEDTAIKLTTALYYTPKGRSIQAQGISPDIEVKRAKIETFESARRLTEADLSGHLDNGNGGDENNGRDRAARDSSSLVKDDNQLYEALNLLKGVNILHTQRG
- a CDS encoding divergent polysaccharide deacetylase family protein; this translates as MMDGLPSVHASRRGASNRRLKLSLLLLVLCCGTTAFAVEPARLVLIIDDLGNNYPLSQRAIELPGSLTVAILPQLANTARLAKNAHATGKEIILHAPMSSLHDTPLGPGAMTSTMSHEQLIAVLRDDIASVPFVSGVNNHMGSALTADADAMLSVMTELRSQQLYFVDSRTHANTVAAERARELSLPNLERKVFLDNNTDEQAIAKQFQRWLQFAKRDGMAVAIGHPYPETLAFLERQLPLLDSEEYQLITPSQLFPHAAWQRAEQAEEAAKASLTPPHHIAAGEL